A single Bacillus sp. HMF5848 DNA region contains:
- a CDS encoding DUF6920 family protein, which translates to MNIIFLIILIIHGLIHLLGFVKAYELADVSQLTQHISKPIGIIWLITTILFLFTAVFFLIKNDSWWMIGAAAIVLSQLLIILSWQDAKFGTIANIIVLVGVVLAYGSCNMNKLVEQERAAILAENKMDNTIVTESMLVDLPKPVQKWIRTTGIVGKEKISQMYLEQRAQMRLKPEQENWSNADVKQYITVTKPAFLWHVNVSMSGLPIEGRDILKDGQGKMLIKLGSLFPVVNVRNNSNVNQSTMQRFLLELPWYPSAALSDYIEWEAIDDKSAKATMTYNGVTGSATYFFNEDGELVKGSAWRYKDNDSDELVECVADLKESKLFDGIKIPTNVEITWMLDEGPYTWYKLNVEDVVFN; encoded by the coding sequence ATGAACATTATATTTTTAATTATATTGATCATTCATGGACTTATTCATTTATTAGGGTTTGTGAAAGCATATGAATTGGCTGATGTTAGCCAACTCACACAACATATTTCAAAGCCGATTGGTATCATATGGTTGATCACGACTATTTTGTTTTTGTTTACAGCTGTTTTCTTTTTAATTAAAAATGACTCATGGTGGATGATAGGAGCGGCTGCTATTGTATTATCACAGTTGTTAATCATCCTGTCTTGGCAGGATGCGAAGTTTGGTACGATTGCTAATATAATTGTACTAGTAGGTGTCGTATTAGCTTACGGTTCTTGTAACATGAATAAATTAGTTGAACAAGAGCGAGCGGCCATTCTAGCTGAAAACAAGATGGACAATACCATAGTGACAGAAAGTATGTTGGTTGATCTACCAAAACCTGTTCAAAAATGGATACGTACGACAGGAATTGTCGGGAAAGAAAAGATTAGTCAGATGTACTTAGAGCAACGTGCACAAATGAGACTTAAACCAGAGCAAGAAAATTGGTCAAACGCTGATGTGAAGCAGTATATAACTGTTACAAAACCAGCATTTTTATGGCATGTAAATGTGTCGATGTCAGGTCTGCCTATAGAAGGAAGAGATATTTTAAAAGATGGCCAGGGGAAAATGTTAATAAAATTAGGTTCTTTGTTTCCTGTTGTCAATGTGAGGAACAACAGTAACGTGAATCAATCTACGATGCAAAGATTTTTATTGGAGTTACCATGGTACCCATCAGCCGCTTTAAGCGACTACATTGAGTGGGAAGCAATTGATGATAAATCAGCTAAAGCGACGATGACTTATAACGGTGTAACAGGCTCTGCGACTTATTTTTTTAATGAGGATGGAGAACTTGTAAAAGGATCTGCTTGGCGCTATAAAGATAATGACAGTGATGAGTTAGTGGAGTGTGTAGCTGATTTGAAGGAATCTAAACTATTCGATGGAATTAAAATCCCAACGAATGTTGAAATTACGTGGATGCTGGATGAGGGGCCGTACACATGGTATAAACTCAATGTAGAAGATGTTGTATTTAACTAG
- a CDS encoding excisionase family DNA-binding protein, which produces MYLTVKETAEYLSVSESYVQSLILQNKIRTVFDGEQHLIIKDQFKTHLEQLEKYKKLVEELQAEPIPEDIDVKDED; this is translated from the coding sequence ATGTATTTAACAGTAAAAGAGACAGCTGAATACCTCTCTGTATCAGAATCATATGTACAATCGTTAATATTGCAAAATAAGATACGAACTGTTTTTGATGGTGAACAGCATTTAATAATTAAGGACCAATTTAAAACGCATCTTGAGCAACTAGAAAAGTATAAAAAGCTTGTAGAAGAGCTACAAGCTGAGCCAATTCCTGAAGATATTGATGTGAAGGACGAAGATTAA
- a CDS encoding alpha/beta hydrolase, with amino-acid sequence MNTWIKRILLTIVGVIGVTIILFFIWTQFTYKPSSEVFSYIVGEENGDLTFGDAKADVGFIFYQGGKVEKEAYAYLGSALAEKGYFVVIPQLPFDLAILGSNKAEELINTYTDVKNWYIGGHSLGGVAASSFAMKNPRDIEGIVFLASYPISDMSDSDLRTLSIFGEIDAVAPLDDMLSKNNLLPVENNVVHIIEAGNHSNFGMYGLQKGDNPTDLSAREQLDVVTTLIDTWIKQAK; translated from the coding sequence ATGAATACTTGGATTAAACGTATACTGCTCACTATCGTTGGGGTAATAGGAGTAACTATAATACTGTTTTTCATATGGACTCAATTCACGTATAAACCTAGCTCAGAAGTGTTTTCATATATAGTAGGTGAAGAGAATGGTGATTTAACATTTGGAGACGCAAAAGCTGATGTTGGATTCATATTTTATCAAGGTGGTAAAGTCGAAAAAGAAGCATATGCGTACTTAGGAAGTGCGTTGGCTGAAAAAGGTTATTTTGTTGTGATTCCACAGTTGCCCTTTGACCTCGCTATTCTTGGCTCAAATAAAGCAGAAGAACTTATAAATACGTATACTGATGTTAAAAACTGGTACATAGGGGGACATTCATTAGGAGGTGTCGCTGCATCATCTTTTGCCATGAAAAATCCTCGAGACATTGAAGGGATTGTGTTTTTAGCTTCGTATCCTATATCGGATATGTCTGATAGTGATCTCCGGACACTTTCTATATTTGGTGAAATAGATGCCGTTGCTCCATTGGATGATATGTTAAGTAAAAACAATTTGTTACCTGTTGAAAATAATGTCGTTCATATTATCGAAGCTGGAAATCACTCTAACTTTGGTATGTACGGATTACAAAAAGGCGATAATCCAACAGACTTAAGTGCTCGCGAGCAGTTAGATGTAGTCACTACACTCATTGACACGTGGATTAAGCAAGCTAAATAA
- a CDS encoding carbohydrate kinase family protein, with product MKKVFVIGGVSYDMIIHLNEFPKPIPQTIHHCDSVIEAVGSTGTGKAAALAKLGFDVTLQGLMGEDLYGEKVKGFCKEHNIQYMYDIDPKGTDRHVNIMNSCGQRISMFIAETSQEPDMDYTKYEKVIAESDYVVLNIINYCRHFIDIIKKHKKEIWCDLHDYNEGNSYHEDFIEAADYIFLSSDNLQDYKAVMTDFINRGKKLVVCTHGKEGVTALTTEGEWIDMPAMLVDEVVDTNGAGDNFFSGFLYGYANDCAIEECVKYGTAAGAMCVQSSELVHKDLSIPMLQKQIPIQSR from the coding sequence ATGAAAAAGGTTTTTGTAATTGGTGGCGTATCATATGATATGATTATTCATCTTAACGAATTCCCTAAGCCTATACCACAAACAATTCATCACTGTGATTCCGTAATTGAAGCGGTAGGATCGACAGGAACCGGGAAAGCAGCAGCTTTAGCTAAATTGGGCTTTGATGTTACGCTACAAGGTTTAATGGGAGAAGATTTGTATGGTGAAAAAGTGAAAGGATTTTGTAAGGAACATAACATTCAATATATGTATGATATTGACCCTAAGGGTACAGACCGACATGTAAATATAATGAACAGTTGTGGACAGCGTATTTCTATGTTTATAGCGGAAACAAGTCAAGAGCCTGACATGGATTACACGAAATATGAAAAGGTTATAGCGGAAAGTGATTATGTTGTGTTAAACATCATTAACTACTGTCGTCATTTTATTGATATTATAAAAAAGCATAAAAAAGAAATTTGGTGTGATTTGCATGACTACAATGAAGGCAATTCATACCACGAGGACTTTATTGAAGCGGCAGATTATATCTTTTTAAGCTCGGATAATCTTCAAGATTATAAAGCTGTTATGACTGACTTCATCAATCGCGGTAAAAAGTTAGTAGTTTGCACACACGGTAAGGAAGGTGTTACGGCACTAACAACTGAAGGTGAATGGATTGACATGCCTGCTATGTTGGTAGATGAAGTTGTTGATACAAATGGTGCTGGGGATAACTTTTTTTCGGGATTTTTATACGGGTATGCAAACGATTGCGCTATTGAGGAATGTGTAAAGTATGGCACAGCCGCTGGTGCGATGTGTGTGCAATCTAGTGAACTTGTACATAAAGATCTGTCTATTCCGATGCTACAGAAGCAAATACCAATTCAAAGTAGGTAG
- a CDS encoding MarR family winged helix-turn-helix transcriptional regulator, giving the protein MDQNLLEKEASIFGSVFLLANKLQALIDQDFAKYGLTAKQWFLMAVLGKFFSESATISQLASVMGSSHQNVKQLALKLEKGGWVRMEKDKHDKRITRVSLTIQTEQFWEGRQHNDVKFFNELFANFTESEIDGLFTGLEKLHRAVSQLS; this is encoded by the coding sequence ATGGATCAAAATTTATTAGAAAAAGAAGCCTCTATTTTTGGAAGTGTATTCTTATTAGCAAACAAACTCCAAGCTTTGATAGATCAAGATTTTGCAAAATATGGGCTTACAGCCAAGCAGTGGTTTCTTATGGCGGTGCTCGGGAAATTTTTTTCCGAATCTGCTACTATCTCACAATTGGCTTCTGTTATGGGAAGCTCACATCAAAATGTAAAGCAGTTAGCTCTTAAATTAGAGAAGGGCGGCTGGGTTCGCATGGAAAAAGACAAACATGATAAGCGCATCACAAGAGTATCATTAACAATACAAACGGAGCAATTTTGGGAGGGAAGACAACACAATGATGTAAAGTTTTTTAACGAGTTATTTGCTAATTTTACAGAGAGCGAAATTGACGGATTGTTTACCGGACTTGAGAAGCTACATAGAGCTGTCTCACAGCTTAGTTGA